Proteins from a genomic interval of Maylandia zebra isolate NMK-2024a linkage group LG15, Mzebra_GT3a, whole genome shotgun sequence:
- the nus1 gene encoding dehydrodolichyl diphosphate synthase complex subunit nus1, translating to MALMYSLLWRLLLILVHVNRALFSWLHVRIQSWKGRLWERAATVLLLPISLVGFPDFQNNLNHGPDANVKPITEKSTGGGRSRCLSDGKSLKKIPVHIGLLVAEEEPSYPDIANVVVWCMAVGISYVSVYDNHGVFQKNNSRLLEEIKRQQQDLLGVDGSMHSVEFLSSGSDQHQHNVVSCRPTVRVLSPDDGKQSIVHVAQQLCRSVENKERSFKDINVSMLDLLLRESKNIPDPELVVKFGPVNSTLGFLPWHIRLTEFISLPSHRNISYEDLLGALQRYGACQQRLGQ from the exons ATGGCGCTTATGTACAGTTTGTTATGGCGGCTATTACTGATTCTCGTTCACGTCAACAGAGCGCTCTTCTCTTGGCTCCACGTCCGCATCCAGAGCTGGAAGGGCCGGCTGTGGGAGCGAGCAGCGACCGTCCTGCTGTTGCCGATATCTCTAGTTGGATTTCCAGACTTTCAGAATAATCTGAATCATGGCCCAGATGCTAATGTTAAACCGATAACTGAAAAGAGCACCGGCGGTGGCCGGTCACGGTGTCTGTCTGACGGAAAGTCCCTGAAGAAGATACCGGTCCATATCGGCCTGTTGGTTGCGGAAGAAGAGCCCAGTTATCCGGACATAGCAAACgtggtggtgtggtgtatgGCTGTCGGCATATCCTATGTTAGCGTGTATGATAATCACG GTGTTTTTCAGAAGAACAACTCTCGTCTACTCGAGGAAATAAAAAGGCAGCAACAGGATCTGCTGGGTGTTGATGGATCTATGCACAGTGTGGAGTTCCTGAGCAGTGGTAGTGACCAACACCAGCACAATG TTGTGTCCTGCAGGCCCACAGTGAGGGTGCTGTCTCCTGACGATGGGAAGCAGAGCATTGTCCATGTAGCACAGCAGCTCTGCCGCTCTGTGGAAAACAAGGAAAGGAGCTTCAAAGACATTAATGTTTCCATGCTAGACCTGCTTCTCAGAG AATCAAAGAATATTCCAGACCCTGAGTTGGTGGTGAAGTTTGGTCCTGTGAACAGCACACTGGGCTTCCTCCCCTGGCACATCAGGCTCACAGAGTTCAT CTCCCTGCCATCCCACAGAAATATCTCGTATGAGGACTTGTTGGGTGCCCTGCAGCGGTACGGGGCTTGTCAGCAGCGGCTCGGACAGTGA
- the psmc6 gene encoding 26S proteasome regulatory subunit 10B yields the protein MADTREKALQDYRKKLLEHKEVDGRLKELREQLREQTKQYEKSENDLKALQSVGQIVGEVLKQLTEEKFIVKATNGPRYVVGCRRQLDKSQLKPGTRVALDMTTLTIMRYLPREVDPLVYNMSHEDPGSVSYSEIGGLSEQIRELREVIELPLTNPELFQRVGIIPPKGCLLYGPPGTGKTLLARAVASQLDCNFLKVVSSSIVDKYIGESARLIREMFNYARDHQPCIIFMDEIDAIGGRRFSEGTSADREIQRTLMELLNQMDGFDTLHRVKMIMATNRPDTLDPALLRPGRLDRKIHIELPNEQARLDILKIHSSPITKHGEIDFEAIVKLSDGFNGADLRNVCTEAGLFAIRSDREYVTQEDFMKAVRKVADSKKLESKLDYKPV from the exons ATGGCGGACACTAGAGAAAAAGCGCTGCAGGACTACAGGAAGAAATTGCTGGAACACAAAGAAGTTGATGGGCGACTAAAAGAAT TGAGAGAGCAGCTGCGAGAACAGACCAAACAGTACGAGAAATCAGAGAATGATCTCAAGGCTCTCCAAAGCGTCGGTCAG ATTGTTGGAGAAGTGCTCAAACAACTCACTGAGGAGAAAT TCATTGTAAAGGCTACCAATGGACCCCGATATGTGGTTGGATGTCGCAGGCAG TTGGACAAATCCCAGCTGAAGCCGGGGACCAGAGTGGCTCTGGACATGACTACGCTTACTATTATGAG GTACCTGCCCAGGGAGGTGGACCCTCTGGTGTACAACATGTCCCATGAGGACCCTGGCAGCGTCTCCTATTCTGAGATCGGAGGCTTGTCTGAACAGATCCGTGAGCTGAGAGAG GTGATTGAGCTCCCACTGACCAACCCTGAGCTTTTCCAGAGAGTTGGCATCATTCCTCCTAAAGGCTGTCTGCTGTATGGGCCCCCAG GCACTGGAAAAACTCTTCTTGCTAGAGCTGTGGCCAGTCAACTGGACTGCAATTTCCTGAAG GTGGTGTCCAGCTCCATTGTGGACAAGTACATTGGTGAGAGTGCCAGGCTGATCAGAGAAATGTTCAACTATGCCAGGGACCACCAGCCATGCATCATCTTCATGGATGAGATTGATGCCATTG GTGGCCGACGTTTCTCAGAGGGAACCTCAGCTGACAGAGAGATTCAGAGGACTTTGATGGAG ctGTTGAATCAGATGGACGGCTTCGACACATTGCACAGAGTCAAGATGATCATGGCCACCAACAGACCTGACACTCTCGACCCTGCCCTGCTGCGGCCTGGCAGACTGGACCGCAAAATTC ACATTGAACTGCCCAATGAGCAGGCTCGTCTTGACATCCTTAAGATTCACTCCAGTCCTATCACCAAGCACGGAGAAATAG ATTTTGAAGCCATTGTGAAGCTGTCAGATGGTTTCAATGGAGCTGACCTGAGAAACGTGTGCACAGAAGCAG GGTTATTTGCCATCCGCTCAGATCGTGAGTACGTAACTCAGGAGGACTTTATGAAGGCCGTGAGGAAGGTGGCGGACTCAAAGAAGCTCGAGTCTAAGCTGGACTACAAACCTGTATAA